One segment of Marinobacter sediminum DNA contains the following:
- a CDS encoding ABC transporter substrate-binding protein, which translates to MAKRTLRTLIGASLLAAASLVQAEEPRVVAITQIVEHPALDAVYQGVKDELAEQGYKEGENLTVMHESAQGNSAIASQIARKFVGDSPDVIVAIATPSAQTVAAAARNIPVVFSAVTDPVGAKLVKSLEAPGANITGVSDMLPIDKHLDMLQRAVPDAKRIGTVYNPGEANAVSLVNLLEERLAERDLELVKAAATKTSEVLGAARSLVGKADAIYLTTDNTVISAVEAVISVGERADIPVFAADTATVERGAVAALGFNYYNHGRQTGKMVVRILEGASTSDMPVETMDTLDLFVNPAAAERMGISLPDDLIQEAKEVVKSDK; encoded by the coding sequence ATGGCCAAGAGAACTCTGCGCACCCTGATTGGTGCCTCACTTCTGGCAGCGGCAAGCCTTGTACAGGCCGAAGAACCGCGCGTTGTTGCCATCACCCAGATCGTTGAACATCCGGCACTGGATGCCGTATATCAGGGCGTCAAAGATGAGCTCGCTGAGCAGGGCTACAAGGAAGGTGAAAACCTGACGGTCATGCACGAAAGCGCCCAGGGCAACTCTGCCATCGCTTCCCAGATTGCCCGTAAGTTCGTGGGCGATAGTCCTGACGTCATCGTGGCCATTGCAACACCCTCGGCGCAGACGGTTGCGGCGGCAGCACGCAACATCCCGGTCGTTTTCTCCGCAGTTACAGATCCGGTCGGTGCCAAGCTGGTCAAGAGCCTGGAAGCGCCGGGCGCAAACATCACCGGTGTCAGCGACATGCTGCCAATCGACAAGCACCTCGACATGCTCCAGCGTGCCGTGCCGGATGCCAAGCGTATCGGTACTGTATATAACCCGGGTGAAGCCAACGCCGTCTCTCTGGTTAACCTGCTGGAAGAGCGGCTTGCCGAGCGTGACCTGGAGCTGGTCAAAGCCGCGGCCACCAAAACCTCGGAGGTACTCGGCGCCGCCCGCTCCCTGGTTGGCAAAGCCGACGCCATCTACCTGACCACCGACAACACCGTCATCAGCGCCGTCGAGGCCGTTATTTCCGTTGGTGAACGCGCAGACATTCCGGTCTTCGCAGCAGACACAGCTACCGTTGAGCGTGGCGCGGTTGCCGCCCTGGGCTTCAACTACTACAACCACGGCCGTCAAACCGGCAAAATGGTTGTCCGCATCCTCGAAGGTGCCAGTACCTCCGACATGCCTGTTGAAACCATGGACACCCTGGACCTGTTCGTGAACCCGGCCGCCGCAGAGCGCATGGGCATCTCCCTGCCTGACGACCTGATCCAGGAAGCCAAAGAAGTCGTCAAGAGCGACAAGTAA
- a CDS encoding DUF6160 family protein — MKGLKPSLLALCVAGAPPAAIAEIQRLDESAMGNITGQAGVTIELETKLNIDRFIYTDEGSLEVNDIFVGGANRTDMFSEMNLNLNGSATDTLDNIRINIDVASDGDAIINLLPLSFNAVDLRISTGAWNLTGTGGSTVVFDNFNMDALIGSGTIRIDTATDKLNFKTDIAIDDLDFDVPFLALGIRDFQMTGADYDLQAPQPLRLFAYVELDMYKAPNSRNVESLAIDLQTFEADIRIGGVIVGGTSIGSMALDNLAITNTSMLIYGH; from the coding sequence ATGAAAGGCCTGAAACCTTCCTTGCTAGCGCTGTGCGTTGCAGGTGCCCCTCCTGCGGCCATAGCGGAAATCCAGAGACTGGATGAATCCGCGATGGGGAATATCACCGGCCAGGCCGGTGTCACCATCGAGCTTGAGACGAAGCTGAACATTGATCGGTTTATCTACACCGATGAGGGGTCACTGGAAGTGAACGACATCTTTGTCGGTGGTGCCAATCGAACCGATATGTTTTCCGAAATGAACCTGAACCTCAACGGTTCGGCTACTGATACGCTCGATAACATACGGATCAATATCGACGTGGCCAGTGATGGCGACGCCATCATCAACCTGCTGCCGTTGTCGTTTAACGCTGTCGATTTGCGGATTTCCACGGGAGCCTGGAACCTGACGGGAACCGGTGGTTCCACCGTGGTTTTTGATAACTTCAACATGGACGCCCTGATCGGTTCCGGCACGATTCGAATCGACACTGCGACGGACAAGTTGAATTTCAAGACCGACATTGCCATTGACGACCTGGACTTCGATGTACCGTTTCTGGCGTTGGGCATTCGTGATTTCCAGATGACCGGGGCGGATTATGATCTGCAGGCCCCTCAGCCCCTCAGGTTGTTCGCATATGTTGAGCTGGATATGTACAAGGCGCCGAATTCCCGGAATGTCGAAAGCCTTGCTATTGACCTCCAGACCTTCGAAGCGGATATCCGCATTGGCGGTGTCATAGTCGGTGGGACATCCATTGGCTCCATGGCACTGGATAACCTGGCGATCACCAATACCTCAATGCTGATATACGGGCATTGA
- a CDS encoding AMP-binding protein yields MDTTNKLPLEMVYHWETAKANSIYMTQPVGDGKVVEYTWAKAVDEARRVAAYLKSLNLPEKSRIGLISKNCAQWVMSDWAIWMAGHVSVPLYPTLNADTVNYILNHAECDVLFVGKLDDWDMMKSGVPESVRCISFPLSPPNDFETWDDIVAKYPPLEENVQREAGELATIVYTSGSTGRPKGVMLSFGNMAFSAEGGMEVLGVGSEERMLSYLPLAHVFERTFVELASLYAGFQLYFAESLDTFVQDLQRAQPTLFLSVPRLWVKFQQGVLHKLPKQKLDRLLKIPVVNRMIKKKILKGLGLDKVKLAGSGSAPLASDVLDWYRNLGLELLEGYGMSENFAYSHMSKPGRSKTGYVGESLPGVETRIAEDGEVQIKSPATMMGYYKDEEKTRETFTEDGFLKTGDKGEVDEMGRLKLTGRIKEIFKTSKGKYIAPAPIENRLMSHDSIEMVCVSGANQTQPFALVVLGEDIRPKTADENFRKELEASFKNLIKEVNKTVDPHEQLAFITVVSDEWSIENSFLTPTLKLKRNVVEDAYQEKVDNWYAQRQPVIWQ; encoded by the coding sequence ATGGACACAACGAATAAACTTCCCCTGGAAATGGTCTACCACTGGGAGACCGCCAAGGCTAATTCCATTTATATGACCCAGCCCGTCGGCGACGGCAAGGTGGTGGAATATACCTGGGCCAAGGCGGTGGATGAGGCGCGGCGTGTTGCGGCCTACCTCAAGTCACTCAATCTTCCTGAGAAAAGCCGTATTGGCCTTATCTCCAAGAACTGCGCCCAGTGGGTTATGTCGGACTGGGCTATCTGGATGGCGGGCCACGTCTCCGTTCCGCTGTATCCGACCCTGAACGCAGACACAGTCAACTATATTCTCAACCATGCTGAATGCGACGTTCTGTTTGTTGGCAAGCTGGACGACTGGGACATGATGAAGTCGGGGGTTCCTGAATCGGTTCGTTGCATTTCGTTTCCACTGAGCCCGCCCAATGATTTTGAAACCTGGGATGACATTGTTGCCAAGTATCCGCCCCTGGAGGAGAACGTGCAGCGTGAAGCGGGCGAGCTGGCAACGATTGTATATACCTCTGGCAGCACCGGCCGGCCAAAGGGTGTGATGCTCAGCTTCGGCAACATGGCTTTTTCCGCTGAGGGTGGTATGGAAGTGCTGGGCGTTGGCTCCGAGGAGCGCATGTTGTCCTATCTGCCGCTTGCTCACGTGTTTGAAAGAACGTTTGTGGAACTGGCTTCCCTGTATGCAGGCTTCCAGCTCTATTTCGCCGAATCCCTCGATACCTTCGTGCAGGATCTGCAGCGTGCCCAACCCACGTTGTTCCTTTCCGTGCCCCGGCTCTGGGTCAAGTTTCAGCAGGGCGTTCTGCACAAGTTGCCGAAGCAGAAACTGGACAGGCTCCTGAAGATTCCCGTGGTTAACAGGATGATCAAGAAAAAGATCCTCAAAGGGCTTGGCCTGGATAAGGTCAAGTTGGCGGGCAGTGGTTCCGCGCCCCTGGCCAGCGACGTTCTGGACTGGTATCGCAACCTTGGCCTGGAACTGCTGGAAGGTTATGGAATGTCTGAAAACTTTGCCTACTCACATATGAGCAAGCCGGGTCGTTCCAAGACCGGTTATGTGGGCGAATCCCTGCCGGGCGTTGAAACCAGAATCGCCGAAGACGGCGAGGTGCAGATCAAGAGCCCGGCTACCATGATGGGCTACTACAAGGATGAAGAGAAAACGCGCGAAACCTTCACCGAGGACGGTTTCCTGAAAACCGGGGATAAAGGTGAGGTTGACGAGATGGGGCGCCTGAAGCTCACCGGCCGCATCAAGGAGATATTCAAGACCAGCAAAGGCAAATACATTGCGCCTGCGCCGATTGAGAACCGCCTGATGTCCCACGATTCCATTGAAATGGTTTGTGTTTCCGGTGCTAACCAGACGCAGCCTTTTGCACTGGTCGTACTGGGTGAGGATATTCGACCGAAGACAGCAGATGAGAATTTCCGCAAAGAGCTGGAAGCCAGCTTCAAGAACCTGATCAAGGAAGTGAACAAAACGGTGGATCCGCACGAACAACTGGCCTTCATTACGGTAGTCAGTGACGAGTGGTCCATCGAGAACAGCTTCCTGACCCCAACCCTGAAGCTGAAGCGAAATGTGGTGGAAGACGCCTATCAGGAGAAGGTTGATAACTGGTACGCGCAACGACAGCCGGTGATCTGGCAGTAG
- a CDS encoding ABC transporter permease: protein MTEAVTSVDPGLTEPLLAKRTSRRWLITAGLITAIVALPVLSVIFLAFFPEENIWPHLIDTTLPRYLTTTLKLMLGVGVLTLVIGLSSAWAVTMCEFPGRKFFEWAMLLPFAVPAYVIAYVYTSLLDYAGPVQSTLRGVMGWENASDYWFPQIRSLEGATLMIGLVLYPYVYLLGRAAFLEQSPSLFAVSRSLGHSALSTFFRVVLPIARPAVAVGLSLVLMETLNDFGTVDFFAVQTLTAGLFDTWMNLGNLGGAAQIATTMLIFVVVLVTLERYSRRRQQQFAARDNRDPIQRFTMSFPRQLVCLAVCAIPVLFGFVIPGFTLGLYAWEYFGESWTPDFLENTFNSLFLSATAALTTLLIGVTLAYSRRLHNTRGMQILMRLSSLGYAMPGAVLAVGVIVPLAGFDNWLDSIMRDTFGVSTGLLLSGSAFAMVFAYTVRFLAVSAGSVESALQKITPSMDMASRSLGHSPGKTLVRVHLPMLRGTLVTAALVVFVDCMKELPATLILRPFNFDTLATYVYQFASDERLYHSALPALIIVLAGIVPIILMSRSISNSRAIG, encoded by the coding sequence ATGACCGAGGCCGTTACCAGCGTTGACCCAGGGCTTACCGAGCCCCTGCTGGCAAAACGTACCTCGCGGCGCTGGCTTATCACCGCGGGCCTCATCACAGCTATCGTTGCGCTCCCGGTTCTGTCAGTCATCTTTCTGGCCTTCTTCCCGGAAGAAAACATCTGGCCACACCTGATCGACACCACCCTGCCCCGATACCTGACGACCACGCTGAAGCTGATGCTTGGGGTCGGCGTCCTGACCCTCGTTATCGGTCTTTCAAGCGCCTGGGCTGTCACCATGTGCGAATTCCCGGGCCGGAAATTTTTTGAATGGGCCATGCTGCTGCCATTCGCAGTTCCGGCCTATGTCATCGCCTATGTGTACACCAGCCTGCTCGACTATGCCGGGCCAGTACAGAGCACCTTGAGGGGTGTGATGGGCTGGGAAAACGCCAGCGATTACTGGTTCCCACAGATCCGCAGCCTTGAGGGCGCCACCCTGATGATCGGACTGGTGCTCTATCCCTATGTGTACCTGCTCGGACGCGCTGCGTTTCTTGAGCAATCCCCCTCTCTCTTTGCCGTCAGCCGGAGTCTTGGCCACTCGGCGCTGAGTACCTTTTTCCGGGTGGTTTTGCCCATTGCCCGGCCTGCCGTGGCCGTCGGCCTTTCCCTGGTGCTGATGGAGACCCTGAATGACTTTGGTACGGTGGATTTCTTTGCCGTTCAGACGCTCACCGCAGGCCTCTTCGATACCTGGATGAACCTTGGTAACCTTGGCGGTGCCGCACAGATCGCCACTACCATGCTGATCTTTGTGGTTGTGCTGGTGACTCTGGAACGCTATTCACGCCGGCGACAGCAACAGTTTGCAGCCCGCGACAACCGGGACCCCATCCAACGCTTCACCATGTCCTTTCCCCGGCAGCTGGTCTGCCTGGCGGTTTGTGCGATTCCCGTGCTGTTCGGCTTCGTCATACCCGGTTTTACACTTGGGCTTTACGCCTGGGAGTATTTTGGCGAAAGCTGGACCCCGGATTTCCTGGAAAACACCTTTAACAGCCTTTTCCTGTCCGCCACCGCAGCACTGACCACACTTCTGATTGGTGTCACTCTTGCCTACAGTCGACGGTTGCACAACACCCGGGGCATGCAAATTCTCATGCGCCTCTCCAGCCTTGGTTACGCCATGCCTGGCGCCGTGCTCGCTGTTGGCGTCATCGTCCCCCTGGCGGGGTTCGACAACTGGCTGGACAGCATCATGCGTGACACCTTCGGGGTAAGCACGGGGTTGCTGCTGAGCGGTTCCGCGTTCGCCATGGTTTTCGCCTACACCGTAAGGTTTCTTGCCGTCTCGGCAGGCAGCGTCGAAAGCGCGCTCCAGAAGATCACACCGAGCATGGACATGGCGTCTCGCTCACTCGGGCACAGCCCCGGAAAAACCCTGGTCAGGGTCCACCTGCCCATGTTGCGCGGTACGTTGGTTACCGCGGCGCTGGTGGTATTCGTGGATTGCATGAAGGAACTGCCGGCAACGTTAATTCTGCGCCCGTTCAACTTCGATACCCTGGCAACCTATGTCTACCAGTTCGCATCAGATGAACGGCTTTACCACAGCGCCCTGCCAGCGCTGATCATTGTCCTGGCGGGAATCGTTCCGATTATCCTGATGAGTCGCTCGATCTCGAATTCTCGCGCTATTGGATAA
- a CDS encoding thioesterase domain-containing protein: MTQLALFQKRINDEIPLSRALGIRLLSWDGHALLLSAPLEPNRNHQGTGFGGSVYSAAVTAAWGVTELALADLGLRGAVVVQNGNIDYLEPVERDFYVICRLPGGEIPDRFRKSLARHGKGRLDLTAEVFCGEPTMEPVLDPVAVFQGRFVVQDARSRVNI, encoded by the coding sequence ATGACCCAATTGGCACTTTTCCAGAAACGCATTAATGACGAAATTCCTTTGTCCCGGGCTCTGGGCATCCGGTTGCTGTCATGGGACGGTCATGCACTTCTTCTCAGTGCTCCCCTGGAGCCAAACCGCAATCATCAGGGCACGGGTTTTGGCGGTAGCGTGTACTCCGCTGCCGTCACTGCCGCATGGGGCGTCACCGAGCTTGCGTTGGCCGATCTTGGTCTCAGGGGGGCGGTAGTGGTCCAGAACGGCAATATCGACTATCTGGAGCCGGTGGAGCGGGACTTCTATGTGATCTGCCGGTTACCGGGCGGCGAAATCCCCGACCGATTCCGGAAGAGTCTTGCCCGGCACGGAAAGGGAAGGCTTGATCTGACCGCCGAGGTGTTTTGTGGGGAGCCTACCATGGAGCCGGTGCTTGACCCCGTTGCGGTTTTTCAAGGGCGTTTTGTGGTTCAGGATGCCCGGTCCCGCGTCAATATCTGA
- a CDS encoding cupin domain-containing protein, whose translation MPVYNNEEVEIFELPGIKHQTVGGLKQGVESMEVWMQSIAPGASTPAHCHDCDEVIIILSGSGECTVAGETTKFGPNSTLIIKPDVVHDIVNTSSEEMKLVAALGMGPVRVKTDEGKPLAVPWEQS comes from the coding sequence ATGCCAGTCTATAACAATGAAGAAGTCGAAATATTCGAGTTGCCCGGGATCAAGCATCAAACCGTCGGTGGACTTAAGCAAGGAGTCGAGTCCATGGAGGTTTGGATGCAGTCAATCGCTCCAGGGGCATCCACTCCAGCCCATTGCCACGACTGTGATGAGGTGATCATAATTCTGAGCGGTTCCGGGGAATGCACTGTAGCTGGTGAAACAACGAAGTTCGGGCCAAATTCGACCTTAATCATTAAGCCTGATGTTGTTCATGACATTGTTAATACTTCTAGCGAAGAAATGAAGCTCGTGGCTGCTCTGGGAATGGGGCCGGTTCGTGTAAAAACGGATGAGGGGAAGCCGCTAGCAGTGCCTTGGGAGCAATCCTGA
- a CDS encoding ABC transporter ATP-binding protein → MISASDLRLTFGKGTPLENPALRGMSLTVNQGEFVTVIGSNGAGKSTFLNALSGEVLVDSGEIIVDNVDVTKLPTHKRAGRVARVFQDPLAGTCEALSIEENLALAIKRGQRRGLTTAVKKQYLEQFRESLSSLNLGLEDRLGDKMGLLSGGQRQAVSLLMASLTPSAILLLDEHTAALDPKTGAFVLELTTQIIEQQKLTALMVTHSMKQALEVGSRTVMLHQGQVVFDIAGKEREGLEVTDLLGLFEKQRGLSVDDDSLLLG, encoded by the coding sequence ATGATCAGTGCAAGCGATCTCCGACTGACCTTTGGCAAGGGAACGCCACTGGAAAATCCCGCGCTCAGGGGTATGAGCCTTACCGTCAATCAGGGTGAATTCGTGACCGTGATCGGCAGTAACGGTGCCGGTAAGTCGACCTTTCTGAACGCCCTTTCCGGTGAGGTTCTGGTGGACAGTGGTGAAATCATTGTGGACAACGTCGACGTCACCAAACTGCCAACGCACAAGCGCGCTGGCCGGGTTGCGAGAGTGTTCCAGGACCCCCTGGCGGGCACCTGCGAGGCGCTCTCCATTGAGGAAAATCTGGCGCTCGCCATCAAGCGCGGCCAGCGACGGGGTCTGACGACCGCAGTGAAGAAGCAGTATCTGGAGCAGTTCCGGGAAAGTCTGTCTTCGCTGAATCTGGGGCTGGAAGACCGGCTCGGTGACAAGATGGGGCTGCTGTCCGGCGGCCAGCGCCAGGCCGTGAGCCTTCTGATGGCCAGCCTGACCCCATCCGCCATCCTGCTACTGGACGAGCATACCGCTGCCCTCGACCCTAAAACCGGCGCGTTCGTGCTTGAGCTAACAACCCAGATTATTGAGCAGCAAAAACTGACCGCTCTGATGGTGACACACAGCATGAAACAGGCTCTGGAGGTCGGCAGCCGAACGGTCATGCTTCACCAGGGCCAGGTGGTTTTCGACATCGCTGGAAAAGAACGGGAGGGTCTTGAGGTAACGGACCTACTGGGCTTGTTCGAGAAACAGCGGGGCCTCTCCGTGGACGACGACAGCCTGCTTCTTGGCTGA
- a CDS encoding adenosylcobalamin-dependent ribonucleoside-diphosphate reductase: MNAKAQAVVTTIPMQEASLDIWNSKYQLKTKTGEPVDKDINATYERVAKALSEVENKSVRSRHMKDFIWALQHGAIPAGRITSNAGAEAHKPATSTINCTVSGSVQDSMNDILEKNHEAGLTLKAGCGIGYEFSTLRPKGAYVAGAGATTSGPLSFMDIFDRMCFTVSSAGGRRGAQMATFDVHHPDVIDFIQAKREDGRLRQFNLSLLITEDFIEAVRNGDDWHLSFPVTQKEVEDEELDLSDTSQFVYRDFPILKGYVVNDEGKVACRIYRTLKAQFIWDTIMTSTYDYAEPGFILIDKVNQMNNNWFCEDIRATNPCGEQPLPPYGSCLLGSVNLTMFVDYPFTDKASFNYEKYRKVVAIFTRMLDNVVEINGLPLAEQRHEITYKRRHGMGILGLGSTLAMLRMPYGSEESVEFTEEVVREMAVEGWRQSLALAEEKGVAPIMDDEFEITPKMLGKCPQLSKDGYKLGDKLKGRVLHAKYSKYMQQIANVEPKLVEELAEKGGRFTHHTSIAPTGTISLSLANNASNGIEPSFSHHYARNIIREGRKTKEKVDVFSFELLAYRHMVNAGAMPFSEEDDKRLPAYFTTSDDVTPAQHVDIQAAAQKWVDSSISKTANVPTDFDYQDFKGIYLYAYDKGLKGCTTFRFNPEAFQGVLVKEKDLENTLYEFTLDDGSKVTLKGNEQVEYDGEIHNAANLFDALKEGTYGKY; the protein is encoded by the coding sequence ATGAACGCTAAGGCACAGGCAGTGGTTACTACAATTCCGATGCAGGAAGCTTCGCTCGACATCTGGAACAGCAAATATCAGCTGAAAACCAAGACTGGCGAGCCCGTCGACAAGGACATCAATGCTACGTACGAACGCGTGGCAAAGGCACTGTCTGAAGTTGAAAACAAGTCCGTACGCAGCAGGCACATGAAAGACTTCATCTGGGCCCTGCAGCACGGCGCCATCCCGGCCGGACGTATCACATCCAACGCGGGTGCCGAAGCCCACAAGCCGGCAACGTCCACCATCAACTGCACAGTATCCGGCTCCGTTCAGGATTCCATGAACGACATCCTGGAGAAGAACCACGAAGCCGGCCTGACGCTCAAGGCAGGCTGTGGTATCGGTTATGAGTTCTCCACCCTGCGTCCGAAAGGCGCTTACGTCGCTGGCGCCGGTGCGACCACGTCGGGTCCGTTGTCATTCATGGATATCTTCGACCGCATGTGTTTCACCGTATCCTCTGCCGGTGGCCGCCGTGGTGCCCAGATGGCCACCTTCGACGTGCACCACCCGGACGTGATCGATTTCATCCAGGCCAAGCGCGAAGACGGCCGCCTGCGCCAGTTCAACCTGTCACTGCTGATCACCGAAGACTTCATCGAAGCCGTTCGCAATGGCGACGACTGGCACCTGTCTTTCCCGGTCACCCAGAAAGAAGTGGAAGACGAGGAACTGGACCTGAGCGATACCAGCCAGTTCGTTTACCGGGACTTCCCGATTCTCAAGGGTTACGTGGTTAACGATGAAGGCAAGGTGGCGTGCCGTATTTACCGCACCCTGAAAGCCCAGTTCATCTGGGACACCATCATGACCAGCACCTATGACTACGCCGAGCCGGGTTTCATCCTGATCGACAAGGTCAACCAGATGAACAACAACTGGTTCTGCGAAGACATCCGCGCTACCAACCCCTGCGGCGAGCAGCCTCTGCCCCCGTATGGCAGCTGCCTGCTGGGCTCTGTGAACCTGACCATGTTCGTGGACTACCCGTTCACCGACAAGGCCAGCTTCAACTACGAGAAATACCGCAAGGTTGTGGCCATCTTCACCCGCATGCTCGATAACGTGGTAGAGATCAACGGCCTGCCGCTGGCCGAGCAGCGCCACGAAATCACCTACAAGCGCCGCCACGGCATGGGCATCCTGGGCCTGGGTTCTACCCTCGCCATGCTCCGCATGCCCTACGGTTCTGAGGAATCCGTAGAGTTCACCGAAGAAGTCGTTCGCGAAATGGCCGTGGAAGGCTGGCGCCAGTCCCTGGCCCTCGCCGAAGAAAAAGGCGTGGCGCCGATTATGGACGACGAGTTCGAGATCACGCCGAAGATGCTGGGCAAATGCCCTCAGCTGTCCAAAGACGGCTACAAGCTGGGCGACAAGCTCAAAGGCCGGGTACTGCACGCCAAGTACAGCAAGTACATGCAGCAGATTGCCAATGTGGAGCCAAAACTGGTGGAAGAACTGGCCGAGAAAGGTGGCCGCTTCACCCACCACACCTCCATCGCGCCGACCGGTACTATCAGCCTGTCACTGGCCAACAACGCCAGTAACGGTATTGAGCCAAGCTTCTCGCACCACTACGCCCGGAATATCATCCGCGAAGGCCGGAAGACCAAAGAGAAAGTCGACGTATTCTCTTTTGAACTGCTGGCATACCGTCACATGGTTAACGCGGGTGCCATGCCGTTCTCCGAAGAGGACGACAAGAGACTGCCGGCCTACTTCACCACATCCGACGATGTGACACCGGCACAGCATGTGGACATCCAGGCCGCCGCCCAGAAGTGGGTAGATTCCTCGATTTCCAAGACCGCCAACGTTCCGACAGACTTCGACTATCAGGACTTCAAGGGCATTTACCTGTACGCCTACGACAAGGGCCTGAAGGGCTGCACCACGTTCCGCTTCAACCCGGAAGCCTTCCAGGGCGTTCTGGTGAAGGAAAAGGATCTGGAAAATACCCTTTACGAGTTCACCCTGGACGATGGCAGCAAGGTAACGCTGAAGGGCAACGAGCAGGTAGAATACGACGGCGAAATCCACAACGCCGCCAACCTGTTTGACGCACTCAAAGAAGGCACCTACGGCAAGTATTGA
- a CDS encoding NrdJb, whose product MTVKISNKIVGYRVKKADPEATTEHQAPVHAEMKPVQMNEYIERPDFLLGTTYKIKPPVAEHAMYITINDILLNEGTDHESRQPYEVFINSKSMEHFQWVIALTRVISAVFRKGGDVTFLVEELRSVYDPNGGYFKKGGVFMPSLVAEIGAVIEKHLKAIGLLESEEMSETTKRILAEKRAEFEASHTTATNDDKASDFPPNATMCGKCSTKAVIVMDGCATCLSCGDSKCG is encoded by the coding sequence ATGACAGTCAAAATCAGCAACAAAATCGTCGGCTACCGCGTAAAGAAAGCCGACCCTGAAGCGACCACCGAACACCAGGCGCCGGTGCATGCGGAAATGAAACCCGTTCAGATGAACGAATACATCGAACGGCCGGATTTCCTGCTGGGCACCACCTACAAGATCAAGCCGCCGGTGGCCGAGCACGCGATGTACATCACCATCAATGACATCCTGCTCAACGAAGGCACCGACCACGAAAGCCGGCAGCCGTACGAAGTGTTTATCAACTCCAAGTCGATGGAACACTTCCAGTGGGTTATCGCCCTCACCCGCGTTATCTCTGCAGTATTTCGCAAGGGTGGCGACGTAACCTTCCTGGTGGAAGAGCTGCGGAGCGTATACGACCCCAACGGCGGCTACTTCAAGAAAGGCGGCGTATTCATGCCGTCCCTGGTCGCTGAAATCGGCGCTGTGATCGAAAAGCACCTGAAGGCCATCGGCCTGCTGGAAAGCGAGGAAATGAGCGAAACCACCAAGCGCATCCTCGCCGAAAAGCGCGCCGAGTTCGAAGCCAGCCACACCACGGCAACGAACGACGACAAGGCCAGCGACTTCCCGCCCAACGCCACCATGTGCGGCAAGTGCAGCACCAAGGCGGTGATCGTGATGGACGGTTGCGCGACCTGCCTCTCTTGCGGCGACAGCAAGTGCGGTTGA
- a CDS encoding ABC transporter permease, translated as MLSEIAFYGAVETGLIYGLVAFGIYISFRVLDFPDLTVDGSFPLGAAVAAILIINGWNPWIATGAAIVAGMAAGAVTAILNVKLKILNLLASILTMIALYSVNLRIMGRPNLALLTEETVLTPWYDLDLAYHQVPVLLFIIVVVVALILLWRFMKSETGLAMRATGANPRMARAQGIATGAMIILGVAVSNGLVGLAGALFAQSQGAADVTMGVGVIVIGLASLIGGEAVITPSTVMRALLACVFGAIIYRLAIAFALNADVLGLQAQDLNLITAVLVTLAIVLPGVRSSVIAKFTRNKA; from the coding sequence ATGCTCAGTGAAATCGCATTTTACGGTGCTGTTGAGACCGGCCTCATCTATGGCCTGGTTGCTTTCGGCATTTATATCTCGTTCCGTGTCCTCGACTTCCCCGACCTAACCGTTGACGGCAGCTTTCCTCTGGGTGCCGCAGTGGCCGCCATTCTGATCATAAATGGCTGGAACCCCTGGATCGCCACCGGTGCGGCCATAGTTGCCGGTATGGCCGCCGGTGCGGTAACGGCGATCCTCAACGTCAAGCTGAAGATTCTTAACCTGCTGGCCTCCATCCTCACCATGATCGCGCTCTACTCCGTGAATCTTCGCATCATGGGCCGGCCCAACCTCGCGCTGCTGACAGAAGAAACCGTCCTTACCCCCTGGTACGATCTGGACCTTGCCTACCATCAGGTCCCTGTTCTGCTGTTCATCATCGTCGTGGTGGTAGCCCTGATTCTCCTGTGGCGTTTCATGAAGTCCGAAACCGGGCTGGCCATGCGCGCCACAGGCGCCAACCCCAGAATGGCCCGGGCACAGGGTATTGCTACCGGCGCAATGATCATTCTCGGCGTTGCCGTGTCCAATGGCCTGGTCGGTCTGGCTGGCGCCCTTTTTGCCCAGAGCCAGGGCGCCGCCGACGTCACCATGGGTGTCGGGGTGATCGTTATCGGCCTAGCCTCCCTGATCGGTGGCGAAGCAGTGATCACGCCATCGACAGTCATGCGTGCCCTGCTCGCCTGCGTATTCGGTGCCATCATTTACAGACTGGCAATTGCCTTTGCCCTGAACGCAGACGTGCTCGGCCTCCAGGCTCAGGATCTCAACCTGATTACGGCGGTACTGGTTACCCTGGCGATCGTTCTGCCCGGCGTGCGCAGCTCCGTGATTGCCAAATTCACCCGAAATAAGGCCTGA